The following proteins come from a genomic window of Campylobacter coli 76339:
- a CDS encoding Flagellar sensory histidine kinase FlgS, which translates to MNEDILKSLDSSEKETFQKGLLSLIEQTYIVENEYKNLRAMLDGIIEVLPTALWVLDKEKNIILQNQEALKKPRLLDIISLEKNRDELEFENRFYTVKIISDNEKTIVSATDISDEKRNERLASMGSVAAHLAHEIRNPIGSISLLASTLFSRSELKNKHIVLEIQKAIARVERIVNSTLLFTKGVHINASEFNLLELTEECESAINSYNYSSQIDFEIKFLDMKIYGDKALLSLVLQNLIYNAIDAIEESECENPKIKIQASCDEQNLYIRVYDNGCEIKDENLVFEAFRTTKLKGNGLGLSLSKEIINAHKGELKFEIQPKNFYFVLPCKL; encoded by the coding sequence ATGAATGAAGATATTTTAAAAAGCCTAGATTCAAGTGAAAAGGAAACCTTTCAAAAAGGCCTGCTAAGTCTTATAGAGCAAACTTACATCGTAGAAAACGAATATAAAAATTTGCGCGCTATGCTGGATGGAATCATTGAGGTTTTACCGACCGCGCTTTGGGTTTTGGATAAGGAAAAAAATATTATTTTGCAAAATCAAGAAGCTTTAAAAAAGCCTAGATTGCTTGATATTATTAGTCTTGAAAAAAATCGTGATGAACTTGAATTTGAGAATAGATTTTACACGGTTAAAATCATCTCAGATAATGAAAAAACTATAGTTTCAGCCACTGATATTAGCGATGAAAAGCGCAATGAAAGACTTGCTAGCATGGGAAGTGTTGCGGCACATTTGGCGCATGAGATAAGAAATCCTATAGGCTCCATATCCTTACTCGCCTCTACGCTTTTTTCTCGTAGCGAGCTTAAAAACAAACATATTGTACTTGAAATTCAAAAGGCTATTGCTAGGGTAGAGCGTATCGTAAATTCCACCTTACTTTTTACTAAGGGTGTGCATATCAATGCAAGTGAGTTTAATCTTTTGGAGCTAACAGAAGAATGTGAAAGTGCTATAAATTCTTACAATTACTCATCTCAAATTGATTTTGAAATCAAATTTTTAGATATGAAAATTTATGGAGATAAAGCGCTTTTATCTTTGGTTTTGCAAAATTTAATTTATAATGCCATAGATGCAATCGAAGAAAGTGAGTGTGAAAATCCTAAAATCAAAATTCAAGCAAGCTGCGATGAGCAAAATTTATACATTAGAGTTTATGATAATGGTTGTGAAATAAAAGATGAAAATTTGGTCTTTGAAGCTTTTAGAACTACTAAACTCAAAGGAAATGGGCTGGGCTTATCGCTTTCTAAAGAAATCATTAACGCTCACAAAGGGGAATTAAAATTTGAAATTCAGCCTAAAAATTTTTATTTTGTTTTGCCTTGTAAGTTGTAG
- a CDS encoding Cysteine desulfurase: MQISDLKKEIILKKGTLYFDFTASALALKCVEKEIAKILPSYANTHSDSSLNSFKTQQIYEQARKDIKTSLELSDDFALIACGSGSSSAIKKFQELLGIYIPPLIKEKYFDKVDKSTLPLVIVGPYEHHSNELSFREGLCECIRIPLDKKGGIDFEILEKTLKENQHRKIIASFSLASNVTGILSDYKCISKLVRKFKGIVAFDASSFIPYKNIACKYYDALFISSHKLIGGIGGSGLLAIKKELCGSKPSFAAGGTVGYVSRTSQCYLCNEEALEEGGTPGILQLIRASLAFKIKDKISIEEIEKKEETLKEYFFEKLKTIPHLILYANNIKARLPIFAFNIENISPFDLAYELSKKYHIETRAGCACAGPYGHDLLGLKDNEELKTKPGWLRISLHYTHEKEDIDYFFEALQKSITKLKF, from the coding sequence TTGCAAATTTCAGATTTAAAAAAAGAAATAATTTTAAAAAAGGGCACTTTGTATTTTGATTTTACTGCTAGTGCCTTGGCATTAAAATGCGTGGAAAAAGAAATTGCAAAAATACTGCCAAGTTATGCTAATACTCACTCTGATAGTTCTTTAAACTCTTTTAAAACTCAACAAATTTACGAACAAGCACGCAAAGATATCAAAACAAGTCTCGAACTAAGCGATGATTTTGCGCTTATTGCTTGCGGTTCAGGCTCTAGCAGTGCTATTAAAAAATTTCAAGAATTGCTTGGAATTTACATCCCGCCACTTATCAAAGAAAAGTATTTTGATAAAGTGGATAAAAGCACCCTACCCTTAGTTATCGTAGGGCCTTATGAACATCATTCTAATGAACTTTCTTTCCGTGAAGGTTTATGCGAATGTATAAGAATTCCCCTAGATAAAAAAGGGGGTATAGACTTTGAAATTTTAGAAAAAACCTTAAAAGAAAATCAACACAGAAAAATTATCGCTAGTTTTTCCCTAGCTTCAAATGTTACGGGTATATTAAGCGATTATAAATGCATTTCTAAATTAGTGCGTAAATTTAAAGGTATAGTGGCTTTTGACGCATCAAGCTTTATCCCTTATAAAAACATAGCTTGCAAGTATTATGATGCTTTATTTATAAGCTCTCATAAATTAATCGGCGGCATAGGAGGTTCTGGCCTTTTAGCGATCAAAAAAGAACTTTGTGGAAGTAAACCTAGTTTTGCTGCAGGGGGGACTGTGGGCTATGTTTCGCGTACTTCTCAATGCTATCTTTGCAATGAAGAAGCTTTAGAAGAAGGGGGAACTCCTGGAATTTTACAATTGATTCGTGCGAGTCTAGCCTTCAAAATAAAAGATAAAATAAGTATAGAAGAAATAGAAAAAAAAGAAGAAACCTTAAAAGAATACTTCTTTGAAAAACTAAAAACCATACCTCATTTAATCCTATATGCTAATAATATAAAAGCTCGCTTGCCCATCTTTGCTTTTAATATCGAAAATATCTCTCCTTTCGACTTAGCCTATGAACTGAGTAAAAAATACCACATAGAAACACGCGCAGGATGTGCTTGTGCTGGTCCTTATGGGCATGATTTATTGGGCTTAAAAGACAATGAAGAATTAAAAACCAAACCAGGTTGGCTAAGAATCAGTTTACATTACACCCATGAAAAAGAAGATATTGATTATTTCTTTGAAGCACTGCAAAAAAGTATCACAAAATTGAAATTTTAA
- a CDS encoding Putative glutamine transport system permease has translation MSLFIQKCKNFKFQAPLPKKTIFFNALILIFILSLFFYFSFSVSAYHFDFVSLLEYKNKIIYGFFQTLSVSFLALVCSVILGLIVCFFSLSKIIILRFFATLYIELVRGTPLLVQVLLVFYIIANSLGFDDRYVVGIFILSMFSAAYLSEIFRAGILSVPIIQIESARALGLSERQIFLYIIFPQALKNILAPISGQLANLIKDSSLLSVIALNELTQSIQEVNSYIFATLEGYIVLAFAYLILTLPIAMFSRYLERKYQK, from the coding sequence TTGTCTTTATTTATACAAAAATGTAAAAATTTCAAATTTCAAGCACCTCTTCCTAAAAAAACGATATTTTTTAATGCTTTGATTTTAATTTTTATTTTGAGCTTATTTTTTTATTTTAGCTTTAGTGTGAGTGCTTATCATTTTGATTTTGTTTCTTTATTGGAATATAAAAATAAAATTATCTATGGTTTTTTTCAAACCCTATCTGTTAGTTTTTTAGCTTTAGTGTGTAGTGTAATTTTAGGGCTTATAGTTTGCTTTTTTTCTTTGAGCAAGATTATTATTTTGAGATTTTTTGCTACTTTATATATAGAACTTGTCCGCGGAACCCCTTTGCTTGTACAAGTGCTTTTGGTTTTTTATATCATTGCAAATAGTTTGGGATTTGACGATCGTTATGTTGTAGGTATATTTATCCTTTCAATGTTTTCAGCGGCTTATTTATCTGAAATTTTTAGAGCAGGCATTTTAAGTGTGCCTATCATTCAAATAGAAAGTGCTAGAGCTTTAGGACTTAGCGAAAGGCAAATTTTTTTATATATCATTTTTCCTCAAGCTTTAAAAAATATTTTAGCTCCTATTAGTGGGCAGCTTGCTAATCTTATCAAGGACAGTTCTTTATTAAGTGTAATTGCGCTTAATGAGCTTACGCAAAGCATACAAGAAGTGAATTCATATATCTTTGCAACCCTAGAAGGATATATTGTTTTGGCCTTTGCATATCTTATTTTAACCTTGCCTATAGCTATGTTTTCACGCTATTTGGAAAGAAAATATCAAAAATAA
- a CDS encoding Lipoprotein releasing system transmembrane protein LolC, which produces MKKSVLKYLLFKYLRFDKEQPFINLSMLLAFLGVCVGLCVLLVAMAIMNGFDKEFEKRFFVMNYPITIVPKFYSPMNDDLVTELKREFPHLLFSPYISTQVVAKADNRFEGGVLFGVNFNDEIKINEVVAKALKDENLSGFDILVGSVLADELNLHKNDKLSLIFSNLSPSGFSLVPQAKRFDVKARFTSGLIFYDKAYMYTDVNALRKVLGISNQQSYDGVHVYSENAFKDVEKLKSYLKSDYAVVGWWEQNQNFFSALKLEKRALFIVLMLIILVASLNIVSSLLMIVMNRRAEIALLLALGASKLEIKKSFFALGMLIGGGGMIIGIILAFFALWLLGNFDIVTLPADVYGTSKLPLDLSVMDFSLTLVGALIIIALSSYYPAKKATQINVLDTLRNE; this is translated from the coding sequence TTGAAAAAAAGCGTTTTAAAATATCTACTTTTTAAATACTTAAGATTTGATAAAGAGCAACCCTTTATCAATCTCTCTATGCTTTTAGCTTTTCTAGGGGTTTGTGTAGGACTTTGTGTTTTACTTGTGGCAATGGCTATCATGAATGGCTTTGATAAAGAATTTGAAAAGCGTTTTTTTGTGATGAATTATCCTATTACCATAGTGCCAAAATTTTATTCTCCTATGAATGATGATTTGGTAACAGAGCTTAAAAGAGAATTTCCTCATTTGCTTTTTAGTCCATATATTAGCACTCAAGTTGTAGCAAAAGCAGACAATCGCTTTGAGGGAGGTGTCCTTTTTGGCGTGAATTTCAACGATGAAATTAAAATTAATGAAGTGGTAGCTAAAGCATTAAAAGATGAGAATTTAAGTGGCTTTGATATACTTGTGGGTTCGGTGCTTGCAGATGAACTTAACTTACATAAAAACGACAAACTTTCACTTATCTTTTCAAATCTTAGTCCCAGTGGATTTTCTTTAGTTCCGCAAGCTAAACGCTTTGATGTGAAAGCGCGTTTTACTTCAGGGCTTATATTTTATGATAAAGCTTATATGTACACGGATGTAAACGCACTTCGAAAAGTACTTGGTATCAGCAATCAACAAAGTTATGATGGTGTACATGTTTATAGTGAAAATGCATTTAAAGATGTAGAAAAACTTAAATCCTACCTAAAGAGTGATTATGCTGTTGTAGGCTGGTGGGAACAAAATCAAAACTTCTTTTCTGCCCTTAAGCTTGAAAAAAGAGCGCTTTTTATTGTTTTGATGCTTATTATCTTGGTGGCAAGCTTGAATATAGTGAGTTCTTTGCTGATGATAGTAATGAATCGTCGCGCCGAAATCGCACTTTTACTTGCCTTAGGTGCAAGCAAATTGGAAATAAAGAAAAGCTTTTTTGCTTTAGGCATGCTAATAGGTGGTGGCGGTATGATCATAGGAATCATACTCGCATTTTTTGCTTTGTGGCTTTTAGGAAATTTTGATATTGTCACTTTGCCTGCAGATGTTTATGGTACGAGCAAATTACCGCTTGATTTATCTGTGATGGATTTTTCTTTAACCTTGGTGGGTGCTTTGATAATCATTGCTTTATCTTCTTATTATCCTGCTAAAAAAGCAACACAAATCAATGTTTTAGATACTTTAAGAAACGAATAA
- a CDS encoding Protein export cytoplasm protein SecA ATPase RNA helicase (TC 3.A.5.1.1): protein MFLNTLKAVFGTKNDREVKKYLKRVTQINALESKYQKLNDDELKAEFGKFKEQILSGEKKESDILNDVFAIVREVGKRTLNMRHFDVQLIGGMVLHHGKIAEMKTGEGKTLVATLPVVLNAMSGKGVHVVTVNDYLAKRDAEQMSAIYNFLGFSVGVILSSQNSDLEHKKAYDCDITYGTNNEFGFDYLRDNMKFSKAEKVQREHHFVIVDEVDSILIDEARTPLIISGPTNRTLDGYIKANEVAKQMQRGEAVLPPAKPEGDFIVDEKNRNILITEAGIAKAEKLFGVENLYSLDNAILAHQLDQALKAHNLFEKDVHYVLRNNEVIIVDEFTGRLSEGRRFSEGLHQALEAKENVKIQEESQTLADITFQNYFRMYEKLAGMTGTAQTEATEFSQIYSLDVVSIPTNIPIKRQDKDDLIYKTQNEKFKAVIEEIKKANAKGQPVLVGTASIERSEVFHNMLVKEKIPHHVLNAKNHEQEALIIQDAGKKGAVTIATNMAGRGVDIKIDDEIRALGGLYIIGTERHESRRIDNQLRGRAGRQGDPGISRFYLSLEDNLLRIFGGDRIKNIMDRLGIQEGEHIESKIVTRAVENAQKKVESLHFESRKHLLEYDDVANEQRKTIYRYRNELLDEEYDIKTKISQNIAEYSAYVMNDFMIEESGAELNFENLKAKILDECSIELKQSDFENLSLIEMQEKLSEILEKSYDEKMSKLDSKQLHHIERILYLQVLDNAWREHLYQMDILKTGIGLRGYNQKDPLVEYKKESYNLFLELVNRIKFDSIKLLFSVKFNQEEAQNLEEKANQENEALFEKSVEMGASEDNLGEAEFKKVPRNAPCPCGSGKKFKECHGKSGPKQGILA from the coding sequence ATGTTTTTAAATACCTTAAAAGCCGTATTTGGGACAAAAAATGATCGCGAAGTAAAAAAATATCTTAAACGAGTAACACAAATAAATGCTCTTGAGAGCAAATATCAAAAATTAAATGATGATGAATTAAAGGCCGAATTTGGAAAATTTAAAGAGCAAATTCTAAGTGGAGAAAAAAAAGAAAGCGATATCTTAAACGATGTCTTTGCCATAGTTAGAGAAGTAGGAAAAAGAACTTTAAATATGCGCCATTTTGATGTACAATTAATCGGCGGTATGGTTTTGCACCATGGAAAAATCGCAGAAATGAAAACAGGGGAGGGTAAAACTCTTGTGGCAACTCTACCTGTTGTGCTAAATGCCATGAGTGGAAAAGGCGTGCATGTGGTTACAGTCAATGATTATTTGGCTAAAAGAGATGCGGAACAAATGAGTGCGATTTATAATTTCCTAGGCTTTAGTGTAGGCGTGATTCTTTCGTCTCAAAATAGTGATTTAGAGCATAAAAAAGCCTATGATTGTGATATTACTTATGGGACAAATAATGAATTTGGCTTTGATTATTTGCGTGATAATATGAAATTTTCAAAGGCTGAAAAGGTACAAAGAGAACATCATTTTGTTATTGTGGATGAAGTAGATAGTATTTTAATCGATGAAGCAAGAACTCCACTTATCATCAGTGGCCCTACAAATCGTACTTTAGATGGTTATATCAAGGCAAATGAAGTAGCCAAGCAAATGCAAAGAGGTGAGGCGGTTTTACCTCCTGCTAAACCTGAGGGTGATTTTATAGTGGATGAAAAAAATCGTAATATCTTAATCACAGAAGCGGGAATTGCTAAAGCTGAAAAATTATTTGGTGTGGAAAATTTATACAGTCTTGATAATGCTATCTTGGCTCATCAGCTTGATCAAGCTTTAAAAGCACACAATCTTTTTGAAAAAGATGTGCATTATGTTCTAAGAAATAACGAAGTAATCATCGTTGATGAATTTACGGGTCGTTTAAGCGAGGGTCGCCGATTTAGCGAAGGACTTCATCAAGCTTTAGAGGCTAAGGAAAATGTAAAAATTCAAGAAGAAAGCCAGACTTTAGCTGATATTACATTTCAAAACTATTTTAGAATGTATGAAAAATTAGCCGGTATGACAGGAACGGCACAAACAGAAGCAACTGAATTTTCCCAAATTTACAGCTTAGATGTTGTTTCTATACCTACAAATATCCCTATCAAAAGACAGGATAAGGATGATTTGATTTATAAAACTCAAAATGAAAAATTTAAAGCTGTAATCGAAGAAATCAAAAAAGCAAACGCTAAAGGACAACCTGTACTTGTAGGAACTGCAAGCATTGAAAGAAGTGAAGTTTTTCACAATATGCTTGTAAAAGAAAAAATTCCTCATCATGTTTTAAATGCTAAAAATCATGAACAAGAGGCTCTAATTATCCAAGATGCGGGAAAAAAAGGTGCAGTGACTATCGCTACAAATATGGCAGGTCGTGGTGTGGATATAAAAATCGATGATGAGATAAGAGCTTTGGGTGGGCTTTATATTATTGGTACAGAAAGACACGAAAGCCGTAGGATTGATAATCAACTTCGTGGTCGTGCCGGAAGACAGGGTGATCCAGGTATTAGCCGTTTTTATTTGAGTTTGGAAGATAATCTTTTAAGAATTTTTGGTGGAGATCGTATCAAAAATATTATGGATCGCTTAGGTATACAAGAGGGTGAACATATAGAATCAAAAATTGTGACAAGAGCGGTTGAAAATGCGCAAAAAAAAGTTGAAAGCTTACATTTTGAAAGCAGAAAGCATTTGCTCGAATACGATGATGTGGCCAATGAACAAAGAAAGACTATCTATCGTTACCGTAATGAACTTTTAGACGAAGAATATGATATCAAAACCAAAATTTCACAAAATATCGCAGAATACAGTGCTTATGTCATGAATGATTTTATGATCGAAGAAAGTGGAGCAGAATTAAATTTTGAAAATTTAAAAGCTAAAATTTTGGATGAATGTTCCATTGAACTTAAACAAAGTGATTTTGAAAATCTTAGCTTGATCGAAATGCAAGAAAAACTAAGCGAAATACTAGAAAAATCATACGATGAAAAAATGTCAAAATTGGATTCTAAACAGCTTCATCATATAGAGCGTATTTTATATTTGCAAGTTTTAGACAATGCTTGGCGTGAGCATTTATATCAAATGGATATTTTAAAAACAGGTATAGGACTTCGCGGATATAATCAAAAAGATCCTTTGGTGGAATACAAAAAAGAAAGTTATAATCTTTTTTTAGAGCTTGTTAATCGTATCAAATTTGATAGCATCAAATTGCTTTTTAGTGTGAAATTTAATCAAGAAGAAGCACAAAATTTAGAAGAAAAAGCAAATCAAGAAAATGAAGCTTTATTTGAAAAATCAGTAGAAATGGGTGCTAGTGAGGATAATTTAGGTGAAGCTGAATTTAAAAAAGTTCCACGCAATGCTCCTTGCCCTTGCGGAAGCGGTAAAAAATTTAAAGAATGTCATGGAAAAAGTGGGCCTAAACAAGGAATTTTAGCTTGA
- a CDS encoding Outer membrane lipoprotein carrier protein LolA: protein MKKIFCLFFFFLSHILATDLNFNTYSSNFTQSVKSKNSTLSYSGHFTLSQEQAYWSYDTPSKKEIYINKNQIVLVEHDLEQVVFSHLDNIPNLNEIFKKAKHLNDNQLIAKYENINYTITLKDNEIQSIAYKDEFENDILITLNHQIKNPTINSEVFKPKFPNHYDIIR, encoded by the coding sequence ATGAAAAAAATATTTTGTTTATTTTTCTTTTTTTTAAGTCATATTTTAGCTACTGATCTTAATTTTAATACCTATTCTAGCAATTTCACACAGTCAGTAAAATCAAAAAATTCGACGCTTTCCTACTCAGGACATTTTACTTTAAGTCAAGAACAAGCTTATTGGAGCTATGACACTCCAAGCAAAAAAGAAATATATATCAATAAAAATCAAATTGTTTTAGTAGAGCATGATTTAGAACAAGTTGTCTTTTCACATCTTGATAACATTCCTAATCTCAATGAGATTTTTAAAAAAGCAAAACATTTAAACGATAATCAATTGATCGCAAAATATGAAAATATAAATTATACTATCACTCTTAAGGATAATGAAATTCAAAGCATTGCCTATAAGGATGAATTTGAAAACGATATTTTAATCACTCTAAATCATCAAATTAAAAATCCTACCATCAACTCTGAAGTTTTTAAACCCAAATTTCCCAATCATTACGATATTATCCGATAA
- a CDS encoding Putative periplasmic protein, with amino-acid sequence MKKIFLLAFLSLSLNAQSLELDKIRTDLYSKSGANVLKKVEISLEFEGEKLKENENKLTDAVNTVISGFFYEDIFTELGKNNFKKTLEKFIDKKYKIKINDIYILSLSGVEKFDLEEFKRFLESTEAKEKNVGSEVKKALDNLEIPQAPAVPNISNIKAPQIDQLFKDDNTQNQEDNGEIDINTLDIPKITDIEEKIKRDLIANPPQIFKESNNSKEKGFELNLDTNSTIP; translated from the coding sequence ATGAAAAAAATATTTTTGCTTGCTTTTTTATCTTTAAGTCTTAATGCACAAAGTCTAGAACTTGATAAAATAAGAACAGATTTATACTCAAAAAGCGGAGCAAATGTACTTAAAAAAGTTGAAATTTCTTTAGAATTTGAAGGTGAGAAATTAAAAGAAAATGAAAATAAACTTACAGATGCGGTAAATACTGTGATTTCTGGATTTTTTTATGAAGATATTTTTACGGAACTTGGGAAAAATAATTTTAAAAAAACTTTAGAAAAATTTATAGATAAAAAATACAAAATTAAAATCAATGATATTTATATCCTGTCTTTAAGTGGAGTGGAAAAATTTGATTTAGAAGAATTTAAGCGCTTTTTAGAAAGCACTGAGGCTAAGGAAAAAAATGTAGGTAGTGAAGTTAAAAAAGCTCTTGATAACTTAGAAATTCCACAAGCTCCTGCGGTTCCAAATATTTCCAATATAAAAGCTCCACAAATTGATCAACTTTTTAAAGATGATAATACCCAAAATCAAGAAGATAACGGAGAAATCGATATCAATACTCTTGATATTCCTAAAATTACAGATATAGAAGAGAAGATAAAACGAGATTTGATTGCGAATCCACCGCAAATTTTTAAAGAAAGCAATAATTCTAAAGAAAAAGGCTTTGAGTTGAATTTGGATACAAATTCAACTATACCTTAA
- a CDS encoding Putative helicase yields the protein MLDKLEKFLVYDNVFLSGGAGVGKSFLTNELIHSYKRQGKIVVALGSSALSAFNIAGVTLHSFFCLGYCQDMTTLSVFDRNQKQRERVVKLKESLKKIDLIIIDEISMVSADIFEMIGFRLKNSQFDGKILVVGDFFQLPPVIKEKKENLFINSTYAFSSFFWKELKFKNIKLTQPKRTHNLEFYGNLSLIRQGFLDDKILNFFENLCINTKEIEELDDDYTLLCSINKKVNAVNDDRLNKLESPLVCFKAEIRKECQDIDEHKIQTWIKSLNILDELKIKIGARVIFCVNNWDKGYYNGEQGIIESITYEEDKTYIGIMKSNGVKIMLEPYVFFMEELEQNNNEMFINVLASVSQFPIKLAYAITIHKSQGMSIEKLVCDIDHIFENGQLYVALSRAINPATLKIYFTKRINFKAYFASILKFDTSVREFYQNNDFLDLELEDNII from the coding sequence ATGCTTGATAAACTAGAGAAATTTTTAGTCTATGATAATGTTTTTTTAAGTGGTGGTGCAGGTGTTGGGAAAAGTTTTTTAACCAATGAACTCATACACTCTTATAAAAGACAAGGTAAGATTGTTGTAGCTCTTGGTTCTAGCGCGCTTTCGGCATTTAATATAGCAGGAGTAACTCTACATAGCTTTTTTTGTTTGGGTTATTGTCAAGATATGACCACGCTTAGTGTCTTTGATCGCAATCAAAAACAAAGGGAGAGGGTTGTAAAATTAAAAGAAAGCCTCAAAAAAATTGATCTGATTATCATCGATGAAATTTCTATGGTAAGTGCTGATATTTTTGAGATGATAGGTTTTAGATTGAAAAATTCACAATTTGATGGCAAAATTTTAGTTGTGGGTGATTTTTTTCAATTGCCGCCTGTGATTAAAGAAAAAAAAGAAAATCTTTTTATAAATTCCACCTATGCTTTTTCTTCCTTTTTTTGGAAGGAATTAAAATTTAAAAATATCAAATTAACTCAGCCAAAAAGAACACATAATTTAGAATTTTATGGAAATTTATCCTTGATTAGGCAAGGGTTTTTGGATGATAAAATTTTAAACTTTTTTGAAAATTTATGCATTAATACAAAAGAAATAGAAGAATTAGATGATGATTATACCTTGCTTTGTAGTATAAATAAAAAGGTAAATGCTGTCAATGACGATAGATTAAATAAGCTTGAAAGTCCGCTTGTTTGCTTTAAGGCTGAAATTCGCAAAGAATGTCAAGATATAGATGAGCATAAAATTCAAACTTGGATAAAAAGTTTAAACATTTTAGATGAGCTTAAGATCAAAATAGGTGCGCGCGTTATTTTTTGCGTAAATAATTGGGATAAGGGATATTATAATGGCGAGCAAGGCATTATTGAAAGCATTACTTATGAAGAGGATAAAACTTATATTGGCATTATGAAAAGCAATGGTGTTAAAATCATGCTTGAACCTTATGTATTTTTTATGGAAGAGCTTGAGCAAAATAACAATGAAATGTTTATCAATGTGCTTGCAAGTGTAAGTCAATTTCCTATTAAACTAGCTTATGCTATTACCATACATAAATCACAGGGTATGAGTATAGAAAAATTAGTATGCGATATCGATCATATTTTTGAAAATGGACAGCTTTATGTGGCTTTATCGCGTGCTATAAATCCTGCTACTCTTAAAATTTATTTTACAAAAAGAATAAATTTTAAAGCCTATTTTGCTAGTATTTTAAAATTTGATACAAGCGTAAGAGAATTTTATCAAAATAATGATTTTTTAGATCTTGAATTGGAAGATAATATAATTTAA
- a CDS encoding Putative lipoprotein, translating to MKIWLYPCLATLFFTACSLKESELNLNSSQEISNFKHQQDSHYAKLEFDQNISVLSKMNQNINFDFQKYKQHFFSPWHSSFKTLKNQNLFWSFSLYTNPKNTYYFFNKQAIPLSWFEKTIDNANIKELGKLNKKALIIQNTLVKNIPTQRAILKNPFFQSEGIPFDYASDSILNAGTPILVSHFSKDKRYAFVLSEAGVGFIESKDLEFFSNNRAQIYEKLNFLTPLKEKLVILDEDGNFFFESRIGAIYPYYKEDKNYFYGKIGPKKYKISKDDASKFPLNFNDENLKNQISEVLNLPYGWGGYNFERDCSLLTRDVFSAFGLYLPRNSAAQKNSFTHFDIGTLDNSQKKDFLDRFGKAYLNLLYLPGHIMLYAGKISDKNVAVHNIWGLRKDETQRLLISSSVITSLEIGKDEISKENLLLSRLKEVSFISLNKEEKEQILNYLEKLKNKAN from the coding sequence ATGAAAATTTGGCTATATCCCTGTCTTGCAACATTATTTTTTACCGCTTGCTCCTTAAAAGAATCAGAACTAAATTTAAACTCATCACAGGAAATTTCAAATTTTAAACATCAACAAGATTCGCATTATGCAAAACTCGAATTTGATCAAAATATCAGTGTTTTATCTAAAATGAATCAAAATATAAATTTTGATTTTCAAAAATACAAACAGCACTTTTTTAGCCCATGGCACAGTTCTTTTAAAACTCTAAAAAATCAAAATCTTTTTTGGTCATTTTCTTTATATACAAATCCTAAAAATACTTATTATTTCTTTAACAAGCAAGCAATCCCCTTATCGTGGTTTGAAAAAACCATAGATAATGCAAATATCAAAGAACTAGGCAAGCTTAATAAAAAAGCATTGATTATACAAAACACTCTTGTTAAAAACATTCCTACACAAAGAGCGATTTTAAAAAATCCTTTTTTTCAAAGCGAAGGAATTCCCTTTGATTATGCAAGCGATAGTATTTTAAATGCGGGCACCCCTATCTTAGTTTCGCATTTTAGTAAGGATAAACGCTATGCTTTTGTGTTAAGTGAAGCAGGGGTGGGTTTTATAGAAAGCAAGGATTTGGAATTTTTTTCTAACAATAGAGCACAAATTTATGAAAAACTTAATTTTCTTACACCTTTAAAAGAAAAATTAGTTATTTTAGATGAAGATGGAAATTTTTTCTTTGAAAGCAGAATCGGAGCGATTTATCCTTATTATAAGGAAGATAAAAATTATTTTTACGGAAAAATAGGCCCTAAAAAATACAAGATATCTAAAGATGATGCAAGTAAATTTCCTCTCAATTTCAATGATGAAAATTTAAAAAATCAAATTTCTGAAGTTTTAAATTTGCCTTATGGCTGGGGCGGTTACAATTTCGAAAGAGATTGCTCTTTACTCACTCGCGATGTCTTTTCAGCTTTTGGGCTTTATTTGCCAAGAAATTCAGCTGCGCAAAAAAATTCTTTTACGCATTTTGATATAGGCACTCTTGATAATTCTCAAAAAAAAGATTTCTTAGATCGTTTTGGAAAAGCTTATTTAAATTTACTCTATTTGCCCGGTCACATAATGCTTTATGCAGGAAAAATTTCAGATAAAAATGTCGCTGTGCACAATATATGGGGATTAAGAAAAGACGAAACTCAAAGACTGCTTATAAGCTCGAGCGTTATTACTAGCTTAGAAATTGGAAAAGATGAAATTTCAAAAGAAAATTTATTGCTTTCAAGACTTAAGGAAGTGAGTTTTATTTCTTTAAATAAAGAAGAAAAAGAACAAATTCTAAACTACTTAGAAAAGTTAAAAAATAAAGCAAACTAA